In Dolichospermum flos-aquae CCAP 1403/13F, the following proteins share a genomic window:
- a CDS encoding type II toxin-antitoxin system HicB family antitoxin, translated as MLTYKGYTASIEVDVEAGILFGRVLDINDVVTFKAKTVEEARQEFETSIDGYLAFCKELGEEPDKPFSGKLPFRTTPEHHRKIFIAAKKAGKSINAWMDEMLINAAEKSVKA; from the coding sequence ATGTTGACTTATAAAGGATATACAGCATCAATTGAAGTAGATGTAGAAGCAGGAATACTTTTTGGTCGTGTTCTAGATATTAATGATGTTGTTACTTTTAAAGCTAAAACTGTCGAAGAAGCACGTCAAGAATTTGAAACTTCTATTGATGGCTATCTAGCTTTTTGTAAAGAATTAGGAGAAGAACCTGATAAACCTTTTTCAGGAAAATTACCATTTCGTACAACTCCAGAACATCATCGGAAAATTTTTATTGCAGCTAAAAAAGCAGGAAAAAGTATCAATGCTTGGATGGATGAAATGTTAATCAATGCTGCTGAAAAATCAGTTAAAGCATAG
- a CDS encoding alpha-ketoglutarate-dependent dioxygenase AlkB family protein, protein MYNQISLWDYLPDTNNLVLENQVNKKTIISTDGEVILYPNFFSTKESNQLFSDLYSSVNWKQEIIQFFGKQMPIPRLTAWYGDEGKSYTYSGIEQHPEHWNPTLKLIKSKIEQIAQISFNSVLINLYRDGKDSVSWHSDDEPELGENPIIASVSFGATRRFSLRHKHSKNYKIDIDLASGSFLLMQGETQHFWQHQIAKTAKEIQPRINLTFRIIH, encoded by the coding sequence ATGTATAATCAAATCAGTCTTTGGGATTATCTACCAGATACTAATAACCTGGTATTAGAAAATCAGGTTAACAAAAAAACTATTATTTCTACTGATGGAGAAGTAATATTATATCCGAATTTTTTTAGCACCAAAGAAAGTAATCAGCTTTTTTCAGATTTATATTCTAGTGTTAACTGGAAACAAGAAATAATCCAATTTTTTGGTAAGCAAATGCCTATACCAAGATTGACAGCATGGTATGGAGATGAAGGAAAATCCTATACTTATTCTGGCATAGAACAACATCCAGAACATTGGAATCCTACATTGAAATTAATTAAATCTAAAATTGAGCAAATTGCACAAATTAGTTTTAATAGTGTTCTTATCAATTTATATCGTGATGGTAAAGATAGTGTTTCCTGGCATAGTGATGATGAACCCGAATTAGGGGAAAATCCCATAATTGCCTCAGTTAGTTTTGGTGCAACTCGTCGTTTTTCCTTACGACATAAGCATTCAAAAAATTACAAGATTGATATTGATTTAGCTAGTGGTAGTTTTCTGCTAATGCAAGGTGAAACTCAGCATTTTTGGCAACACCAAATTGCTAAAACAGCTAAAGAAATTCAGCCACGAATCAATTTAACATTTAGAATTATTCACTAA
- a CDS encoding Gfo/Idh/MocA family protein → MIGVAVVGTGFGQKVHVPAFQAHHNTKIVAVYHRDVNKAKTIAEAHNIPYASDNLAEILALPTVEAVSISTPPFLHYEMAKQVLQAGKHLLLEKPITLNVNESQELYQLAKNQGVIATVDFEFRFVPEWQFFAQLLAENYVGNIRLIKIDWLGSSRADTSRPWNWYSTQEKGGGALGSLGSHAFDYINWLFGPVHKLNAHLITAISERVNPVTGELQAVDTDDTCLLSLELANGTPCQVAISAVVHAARTHWIEVYGDKGTLVLGSKNQKDYIHGFRVWGSQPGESLTEIAIPQQFLFPQHYHDGRICAFLRVVDEWVKGITNHQEITPSLKEGVISQLLMDLSHESHETGSWVNVPSLEELVLPLPL, encoded by the coding sequence ATGATTGGGGTAGCAGTTGTTGGCACGGGATTTGGTCAAAAAGTCCATGTTCCCGCATTTCAAGCACATCATAATACTAAGATTGTCGCTGTTTATCATCGAGATGTCAATAAAGCAAAAACTATTGCAGAAGCTCATAATATCCCTTATGCAAGCGATAATTTAGCAGAAATTCTAGCTTTACCGACAGTTGAAGCTGTTAGCATTTCCACACCGCCATTTTTACACTATGAAATGGCTAAACAGGTTTTGCAAGCTGGTAAACATCTTTTGTTAGAAAAACCTATAACTTTAAATGTCAATGAATCTCAAGAATTATATCAATTAGCCAAAAATCAAGGTGTAATTGCCACTGTAGATTTTGAATTTCGGTTTGTTCCAGAATGGCAATTTTTTGCTCAACTTCTTGCTGAAAATTATGTGGGGAATATCCGATTAATTAAAATTGATTGGTTGGGTTCTTCTCGCGCTGATACTTCTCGTCCTTGGAATTGGTATTCTACTCAAGAAAAAGGTGGTGGTGCTTTAGGTTCTTTAGGTTCTCATGCTTTTGATTATATTAATTGGTTATTTGGTCCAGTTCACAAATTAAACGCTCATTTAATTACTGCTATTTCGGAAAGAGTTAATCCAGTAACTGGAGAATTACAAGCAGTTGATACTGATGATACTTGTTTATTATCTCTAGAATTGGCAAATGGTACACCTTGCCAAGTTGCTATTAGTGCGGTTGTTCATGCAGCTAGAACTCATTGGATAGAAGTTTATGGTGATAAGGGAACATTAGTTTTAGGTAGCAAGAATCAAAAAGACTATATTCATGGTTTTCGGGTTTGGGGTTCTCAACCGGGAGAATCTTTAACAGAAATAGCAATTCCCCAACAATTTCTCTTTCCTCAACATTATCATGATGGGCGAATTTGTGCTTTTCTTCGTGTTGTTGATGAATGGGTAAAAGGAATTACTAATCATCAAGAAATTACCCCTTCTTTAAAAGAAGGGGTAATTTCGCAATTGTTAATGGATTTATCCCATGAATCTCATGAAACAGGAAGTTGGGTAAATGTGCCAAGTTTGGAAGAGTTGGTTCTACCGCTCCCCTTGTGA
- a CDS encoding ABC transporter permease, which translates to MESSSDLNKIEKLQPAGKNWLSPSGLLAPSGIWLLMLLVLPTLIIFELSLVPDIRPGDLVNPSGLGNYLRIFEPIYLKVIFNSLLLAFGTTIITLILGFPVAYWIALIAPKRWQTLLVLAFVLPLWTSSLLRSYAWITILRPTGLLNSILASFGLPAINILNSNLAVLIGMSYSLLPYMVLILYASLEKLDKQLLEAAADLGANPMQTFGKVTVPQVLPGIAAGSLLVFITGLGDFIDPELLGGASSMTAARLVYNQFLGASQNWGFGSALSMTLILMVSIAISFVIKFDQTK; encoded by the coding sequence ATGGAATCTTCTAGCGACCTGAACAAAATAGAGAAATTACAACCTGCTGGGAAAAATTGGTTATCTCCTTCGGGCTTACTAGCACCATCTGGTATTTGGTTATTAATGTTGCTAGTTTTGCCAACATTAATAATTTTTGAGTTAAGTTTAGTCCCAGATATTCGACCAGGAGATTTAGTAAATCCCAGCGGTTTAGGTAACTATCTTCGCATTTTTGAACCGATTTATTTAAAGGTGATATTCAACTCACTTCTTTTGGCATTTGGTACTACTATTATTACTTTAATTTTAGGTTTTCCCGTTGCTTATTGGATTGCTTTAATAGCACCGAAGCGGTGGCAAACTTTATTAGTATTAGCTTTTGTTTTACCTTTATGGACTTCTTCTTTATTGCGTTCTTACGCATGGATTACAATTTTACGTCCCACTGGATTATTAAATAGTATATTAGCCAGTTTTGGTTTACCCGCTATCAATATTTTGAACAGTAACTTAGCGGTATTAATTGGCATGAGTTACAGCCTGTTACCCTACATGGTATTAATTTTATATGCTTCCTTAGAAAAGTTAGATAAACAATTGTTAGAAGCTGCTGCTGATTTGGGTGCAAATCCCATGCAAACCTTTGGGAAAGTGACTGTACCTCAAGTTTTACCAGGAATTGCGGCTGGTTCGCTACTAGTTTTTATTACTGGGTTGGGAGATTTTATAGACCCAGAATTACTGGGTGGTGCTTCGAGTATGACTGCTGCGCGGTTAGTTTATAATCAGTTTTTAGGTGCTAGTCAAAATTGGGGATTTGGTTCAGCACTGAGTATGACCTTGATTTTGATGGTGAGTATTGCCATTTCTTTCGTGATTAAATTTGATCAAACTAAATAA
- a CDS encoding BrnT family toxin, producing the protein MRYNFDWNPAKEKQNIRKHQINFRLASTVFRDQYQLSSYDEEHSDYEDRWITIGLDETCILRVVIHTFEQTDEDSYLIRIISARKATFNEQQYYQGGKL; encoded by the coding sequence TTGCGTTATAATTTTGATTGGAATCCAGCAAAAGAAAAACAGAATATTCGTAAACATCAAATCAATTTTCGTTTAGCATCAACTGTTTTTCGTGATCAATATCAATTAAGTTCATATGATGAAGAACATAGTGATTATGAAGACAGATGGATTACTATAGGTTTAGATGAAACGTGTATTTTAAGGGTTGTTATTCATACTTTTGAACAAACAGATGAAGATTCATATTTGATTCGTATTATTTCAGCACGAAAAGCAACTTTTAATGAACAACAGTATTATCAAGGAGGAAAGCTATGA
- a CDS encoding HigA family addiction module antitoxin, giving the protein MNNLQDITQDRLVRPIHPGEVIADILDDLDINPSNFAEILGVSNQTIQQIINGEKSITVDIAIRLGKALGNGPRLWLNLQQKVDVWDALQSHKEEYEQVMTLG; this is encoded by the coding sequence ATGAATAATTTGCAAGATATTACTCAAGATAGATTAGTAAGACCAATACATCCAGGTGAAGTAATTGCAGATATCTTAGATGATTTAGATATTAATCCTAGCAATTTTGCAGAAATTTTAGGAGTATCTAATCAAACAATTCAGCAAATTATTAATGGTGAAAAATCAATTACTGTAGATATTGCAATTCGTCTTGGTAAAGCTTTAGGTAATGGACCAAGACTTTGGTTAAATCTTCAGCAAAAGGTTGATGTTTGGGATGCTTTGCAAAGCCATAAGGAAGAATATGAGCAAGTTATGACTTTGGGTTAG
- a CDS encoding type II toxin-antitoxin system HicA family toxin, whose product MDLNNKQRKTLELIFTNPVPANIIWQDIESLFIALGAYISQGSGSRVGVKLNDVKGHFHEPHPHKETDKGTVKSVREFLTKAGVEP is encoded by the coding sequence ATGGATCTCAACAATAAACAAAGAAAAACTTTAGAATTAATTTTTACAAATCCTGTACCAGCAAATATTATTTGGCAAGATATTGAAAGTCTATTTATAGCTTTAGGTGCTTATATTAGTCAAGGTAGCGGTTCAAGAGTAGGAGTTAAATTAAATGATGTTAAAGGTCATTTTCATGAACCACATCCCCATAAAGAAACAGATAAAGGAACTGTTAAATCTGTACGTGAATTTTTGACAAAAGCAGGAGTTGAACCATAA
- a CDS encoding DUF1848 domain-containing protein, with protein sequence MIISVSRRTDIPAFFPKWFINRIRSGYCVVPNPFNRNQLSRINLTPENVEIIVFWTRNPKPLLSYIQELDERGYQYYFQFTVMNNPNFIDTNKSELSYAIKTFHQLADLIGFQKIIWRYDPIVFSDSGKIDLNFYLDQYEVIASQLSGYTQRCVISFMDKYQKNNKRLKKIEKEQNIEFLNFENIPEVFSKFIPSLVNIANTYNMQVFTCSELIDLELYGINHGKCIDDDYIHQVFNIEVNHQKDSAQRETCGCVKSKDIGMYDTCLFGCQYCYATTSFDKARENYRLHHPESPSLIGWYDIEKKSDVRQLELF encoded by the coding sequence ATGATTATTAGTGTTAGCAGACGTACTGATATTCCGGCATTTTTCCCAAAGTGGTTTATTAACCGTATTAGATCAGGTTATTGTGTAGTTCCAAATCCTTTTAATCGAAATCAACTTTCTCGTATAAATCTAACTCCAGAAAATGTAGAAATTATAGTTTTCTGGACAAGAAACCCTAAACCTTTGCTTTCTTATATACAAGAATTAGATGAAAGAGGATATCAATATTATTTTCAGTTTACTGTTATGAACAATCCTAATTTTATAGATACTAATAAATCTGAGTTATCTTATGCTATTAAAACATTTCACCAATTAGCTGATTTAATAGGTTTTCAGAAAATTATTTGGCGATATGATCCTATTGTTTTTAGTGATTCAGGTAAAATTGATTTGAATTTTTATCTTGATCAATATGAAGTTATTGCTAGTCAATTGTCTGGTTATACTCAGAGGTGTGTAATTAGTTTTATGGATAAATATCAAAAAAATAATAAGCGTCTAAAGAAAATAGAAAAAGAGCAAAATATTGAGTTTTTGAATTTTGAGAATATTCCTGAAGTTTTTAGTAAATTTATACCCTCATTAGTGAATATTGCAAATACATATAATATGCAAGTTTTTACTTGTTCTGAGTTAATAGATTTAGAACTTTATGGTATAAATCATGGTAAGTGCATAGATGATGATTATATTCATCAAGTATTTAATATAGAAGTTAATCATCAAAAAGATTCTGCTCAAAGAGAAACCTGTGGTTGTGTCAAAAGTAAAGACATTGGTATGTATGATACTTGCTTATTTGGGTGTCAATATTGCTATGCAACCACAAGTTTTGATAAAGCTAGAGAAAATTACCGACTACATCATCCTGAATCACCTTCTTTAATTGGATGGTATGATATTGAAAAGAAATCTGATGTTAGACAATTAGAACTATTTTAA
- a CDS encoding type II toxin-antitoxin system Phd/YefM family antitoxin codes for MMFSLSDIHPLSEFQRGAKMFLDKLKETQSPIVLTVNGKAAAVVQDAESYQKLIDRLELLESVTKIRQSINEFKQGEGMPLNQAFAEFKENYANAIALPHPQPAIATLNYR; via the coding sequence ATGATGTTTAGCCTAAGCGATATTCACCCCTTATCAGAATTTCAGCGCGGAGCAAAGATGTTTCTGGATAAGTTAAAAGAAACTCAATCTCCCATTGTGCTGACTGTGAATGGTAAAGCTGCTGCTGTGGTTCAAGATGCTGAAAGTTATCAAAAACTGATTGATAGACTGGAATTACTGGAATCTGTTACTAAGATCCGTCAAAGTATAAATGAGTTTAAACAAGGCGAGGGTATGCCCTTAAATCAAGCATTTGCAGAATTTAAGGAAAACTATGCGAACGCTATCGCTCTCCCACATCCTCAACCAGCGATCGCTACGTTAAACTACCGATAA
- a CDS encoding type II toxin-antitoxin system ParD family antitoxin, whose translation MTTVNISLPDSMRDFINEQLEKGGYSTTSEYIRHLIRQDLEKVQKSRIEKLLLEGLDSGEAIEITDEWWEQKRTQLLERIRKS comes from the coding sequence ATGACTACAGTAAATATTTCTCTTCCCGATTCTATGCGGGACTTTATCAATGAACAGCTTGAAAAAGGTGGCTACAGTACAACCAGCGAATATATTCGACACTTAATTCGTCAAGACTTAGAAAAAGTCCAAAAATCACGAATAGAAAAATTACTATTGGAAGGATTAGATAGCGGTGAAGCAATTGAGATTACGGATGAATGGTGGGAACAAAAACGTACCCAACTTCTTGAAAGAATTCGCAAATCATAG
- a CDS encoding ABC transporter ATP-binding protein codes for MAQTAIQNQRGSKTLQPLDVELRNVFKFFNQEPAVQGVDLDVRQGEFFSILGPSGCGKTTTLRLIAGFERVDAGKLLIQGQLMTDVPPYLRPVNTVFQSYALFNHLNVWENIAFGLRLKKISKSEIASRVTDALKLVKMESLRSRVPSQLSGGQQQRVALARALVNRPAVILLDEPLGALDLKLRKEMQVELSNLHKDLGLTFVMVTHDQEEALCLSDRIAVMNQGKIEQIGTPSQIYESPQTPFVADFIGDTNLFSGEIVEVDAESVTISTKTGLTMIVGRNEQTPLKIAQSVVVSVRPEKIQLSLYQPNIPTNCFEGRLINVMYLGTHVNYVVELINGVNLNVLQPNTYGSLPDRTTPIYAWWEKFDCLAISQDVN; via the coding sequence ATGGCTCAAACTGCGATACAGAATCAAAGAGGTTCAAAAACATTACAGCCACTTGATGTTGAATTGCGTAACGTATTTAAGTTTTTCAACCAAGAACCCGCAGTCCAGGGAGTGGATTTGGATGTTAGACAGGGAGAGTTCTTTAGTATTTTAGGTCCATCTGGTTGTGGAAAAACAACGACACTCCGCTTAATTGCTGGATTTGAAAGGGTGGATGCTGGGAAGTTACTCATTCAAGGTCAGTTAATGACTGATGTTCCTCCTTATCTGCGACCTGTGAATACTGTATTTCAAAGTTATGCTTTATTTAATCACTTGAATGTGTGGGAAAACATTGCTTTTGGATTGCGATTAAAAAAAATATCCAAATCGGAAATTGCTAGTCGCGTTACAGATGCTTTGAAACTAGTAAAAATGGAAAGTTTGCGATCGCGTGTTCCCAGTCAACTCTCCGGTGGTCAGCAACAGCGGGTAGCCTTAGCCAGGGCTTTGGTTAATCGTCCCGCAGTCATTCTCCTCGATGAACCTTTGGGAGCATTAGACTTAAAACTTCGCAAGGAGATGCAGGTTGAGTTATCTAATCTTCACAAGGATTTAGGGTTAACTTTTGTGATGGTGACACATGATCAGGAAGAAGCACTATGCTTATCTGATCGCATTGCGGTGATGAATCAAGGCAAAATAGAACAAATTGGTACTCCTAGCCAAATTTACGAAAGTCCGCAAACACCTTTTGTGGCTGACTTTATTGGTGATACTAATCTATTTAGCGGTGAAATTGTGGAAGTAGATGCAGAATCTGTGACAATTTCTACTAAAACCGGATTAACCATGATTGTTGGTCGTAATGAACAAACTCCTCTAAAAATAGCTCAAAGTGTTGTTGTTAGTGTGCGTCCTGAAAAAATTCAACTTTCCCTTTATCAACCTAATATACCCACAAATTGTTTCGAGGGACGACTAATTAATGTCATGTATTTAGGAACTCATGTTAATTATGTTGTGGAATTAATCAATGGTGTTAACCTCAATGTTTTACAACCCAATACTTATGGTAGCTTACCAGATAGGACTACACCCATTTATGCTTGGTGGGAAAAATTTGACTGTTTAGCTATTAGTCAAGATGTAAATTAG
- the mrdA gene encoding penicillin-binding protein 2 produces MAILSSLFSIKKNTRTVGRGVQSTFVILFTLLMLSGIGARLIYLQIIEGKNHRIRAESNRIRIISKQPERGNIFDRNGKLLASTRYPRSVYLWPMAHTKPSWPVVGPRLAKILDTSPEEIEKTLEQSAVNHSSLIRIARNLNEAQVTALKEYENELPGVEINTEAVRYYPHGQELAHILGYTREVTAKQLEKKKAEGYRLGDVMGQMGVEKAYEKLLRGEWGGQQIEVDGSGRPLRILGSKQAKAGNDLHLTIDLDIQMAAEKALGKRNGAIVAIDPKNGAILAMVSHPTFDPNIFSKQKLSQKDWETVQGSEHPLVNRAISVFPPASTFKIVTTTAALESGKFSPDTVLQTYGSLTIGGTTFGEWNHAGFGPLGFVGAMQWSSDTFFYQIGKRVGGPTLIEWTRKYGFGQKTGFEFTTEESKGLVPDENWKQKTWKIPWSVGDTVNMSIGQGALQTTPLQVAVMFAVPANDGYRVQPHVLKDNEEARSWRESLNLKPTTVKILREGLRKVITEGTGKVLNVPSLPPVAGKSGTAEAWKKGVKENHAWFGAYAPADKPEILVVAFAEHSGGGGGSVAAPMILEIMEKHFARK; encoded by the coding sequence ATGGCTATCTTATCATCATTATTTAGTATAAAAAAAAATACACGCACAGTTGGACGTGGTGTCCAATCCACATTTGTAATTTTATTCACATTATTAATGTTATCTGGTATCGGCGCTAGATTAATATATTTACAAATTATCGAAGGAAAAAACCACCGCATCCGCGCAGAATCTAATCGGATTCGGATTATTTCCAAACAACCAGAAAGAGGTAATATTTTTGACCGAAATGGTAAATTATTAGCCAGCACCCGTTATCCCCGATCTGTATATTTGTGGCCAATGGCACATACCAAACCCTCCTGGCCGGTAGTTGGTCCACGTCTAGCCAAAATTCTCGACACCTCCCCAGAAGAGATCGAGAAAACACTTGAACAATCTGCTGTTAATCATTCTTCACTAATTCGCATCGCTCGCAATTTAAACGAAGCACAGGTAACAGCCTTAAAAGAGTATGAAAATGAACTACCAGGAGTAGAAATAAATACTGAAGCGGTGCGTTATTATCCTCATGGTCAAGAGTTGGCTCATATACTTGGCTACACCCGTGAAGTTACCGCTAAACAGTTGGAAAAAAAGAAAGCTGAAGGCTACAGATTAGGAGATGTCATGGGTCAAATGGGAGTAGAAAAAGCGTATGAAAAATTGTTAAGAGGTGAATGGGGAGGGCAGCAAATAGAAGTAGATGGTAGCGGTAGACCTCTACGAATATTGGGAAGCAAACAAGCGAAAGCTGGTAATGATCTGCACTTGACCATAGATTTAGATATACAAATGGCAGCAGAAAAAGCTTTAGGTAAACGCAATGGCGCAATAGTCGCCATTGACCCTAAAAATGGGGCTATCTTAGCCATGGTATCTCATCCCACCTTTGACCCCAATATCTTTTCTAAACAAAAACTTTCTCAAAAAGATTGGGAAACTGTCCAAGGTTCTGAACATCCTTTAGTCAATCGTGCCATTAGTGTCTTTCCTCCAGCCAGTACCTTTAAAATCGTCACCACAACCGCTGCACTAGAATCAGGTAAATTTTCTCCTGATACGGTATTACAAACCTACGGTTCTTTAACTATTGGTGGGACTACCTTTGGTGAATGGAATCATGCTGGTTTTGGACCATTGGGTTTTGTAGGAGCGATGCAGTGGAGTAGCGATACCTTCTTTTATCAAATTGGTAAGCGAGTCGGTGGACCAACATTGATCGAATGGACTCGTAAATATGGATTTGGTCAAAAAACCGGCTTTGAATTTACTACAGAAGAGTCCAAGGGTTTAGTTCCCGATGAAAATTGGAAACAGAAAACATGGAAGATACCTTGGAGTGTCGGTGACACTGTGAATATGTCTATTGGCCAAGGTGCTTTACAAACTACACCTTTACAAGTCGCAGTCATGTTTGCTGTCCCGGCTAATGATGGTTATCGCGTCCAACCCCATGTGTTGAAAGATAATGAAGAAGCTAGAAGCTGGAGAGAATCATTAAATCTCAAGCCCACAACTGTCAAAATTTTGCGGGAGGGATTGCGGAAGGTAATTACTGAAGGTACGGGTAAGGTATTAAATGTCCCCTCTCTTCCCCCGGTAGCCGGTAAGAGTGGGACGGCTGAAGCTTGGAAGAAAGGAGTTAAAGAAAATCACGCTTGGTTTGGGGCTTATGCACCTGCGGATAAGCCAGAAATTTTAGTGGTGGCCTTTGCGGAACATTCCGGTGGTGGTGGTGGTAGTGTTGCAGCACCCATGATTTTAGAAATAATGGAAAAACATTTTGCTCGAAAATAG
- a CDS encoding polyamine ABC transporter substrate-binding protein, with protein MTNRRNFLKKMAAFSTLSLGSCGWRLANVGSNYISSNQSDKLYIYTWTQYTDKELITTFTTQTGVKVIADVYESNDVMLAKLQAGGGGTYSIIYPSDYMVQKMAEKGLLIEIDHSRLIGLDNLFPQFHSPSYDPNNRYSLPFNWGTTGLLYNSEKLTNAPEDWEYLWQNQYQLNKRFTLLNDVREVMGATLRMLGYSYNSQNKNEVKEAYQKLQILKPAIAAFDTDAWQNKILAGDLAIAMCYSADAVKICQENPKLKFVIPRSGSSLWTDTIVIPKSNPNIAGAYAWINLILQPEVAAKISERLYISTPNRAGFEQLPKAIQENTNLFPPQSLLAKCERLTPLGKFEEIYERYWTQLLT; from the coding sequence ATGACTAACAGACGGAATTTTCTCAAAAAGATGGCGGCATTTTCTACCTTATCTTTAGGTAGTTGTGGTTGGCGACTAGCTAATGTGGGGTCAAACTATATTAGCTCTAATCAAAGTGACAAACTATATATTTATACCTGGACTCAATATACAGATAAAGAATTAATAACTACCTTCACGACCCAAACAGGTGTGAAAGTAATAGCAGATGTATATGAATCCAATGATGTGATGTTGGCTAAGTTGCAAGCTGGAGGTGGTGGTACTTATAGCATCATTTACCCATCTGACTATATGGTACAAAAGATGGCGGAAAAAGGGTTATTAATAGAAATAGATCATAGCCGTTTAATTGGCTTAGATAATTTATTTCCCCAATTTCATAGTCCTAGTTATGACCCTAATAACCGTTACAGTCTTCCTTTTAATTGGGGAACAACGGGTTTATTATATAATTCAGAAAAACTCACAAATGCCCCAGAAGATTGGGAGTATCTTTGGCAAAATCAATATCAACTAAATAAACGCTTTACCTTACTCAATGATGTGCGAGAGGTAATGGGTGCAACATTACGGATGTTAGGTTATTCCTATAATTCCCAAAATAAAAATGAGGTTAAAGAAGCATATCAAAAATTACAAATATTAAAACCTGCTATTGCGGCTTTTGATACAGATGCTTGGCAAAATAAAATTCTGGCGGGAGATTTAGCGATAGCTATGTGTTATTCTGCTGATGCCGTCAAAATTTGCCAGGAAAATCCCAAACTCAAATTTGTAATTCCTCGCAGTGGTTCTTCATTATGGACTGATACTATTGTCATTCCCAAATCTAATCCTAATATAGCTGGTGCTTATGCCTGGATTAATTTAATTTTGCAACCAGAAGTAGCAGCAAAAATTTCTGAAAGATTATATATTTCTACTCCTAATCGGGCAGGATTTGAACAGTTACCAAAAGCAATTCAAGAGAATACTAATTTATTTCCTCCTCAATCACTTTTAGCAAAATGTGAACGTCTGACACCTTTAGGAAAATTTGAAGAAATTTATGAACGCTATTGGACTCAATTACTAACTTAA
- a CDS encoding type II toxin-antitoxin system RelE/ParE family toxin, whose product MIQTFKSKALQNLFRENFNKGVPANLEKKIRIRLEVIDSALIVDDIRLPGYDLHELKGDRKGTWSIKVSGNWRITFKFEDGDAYDVNLEDYH is encoded by the coding sequence ATGATTCAAACATTTAAAAGTAAAGCATTGCAAAATCTATTCAGAGAAAATTTTAATAAAGGAGTTCCCGCAAATTTAGAAAAGAAAATTAGAATTAGATTAGAAGTTATAGACTCAGCTTTAATTGTAGATGATATTAGATTACCGGGATATGATTTGCATGAATTGAAAGGAGATAGAAAAGGAACTTGGTCAATTAAGGTATCGGGAAACTGGCGGATAACCTTTAAATTTGAAGATGGTGATGCTTATGATGTCAATCTTGAAGATTATCATTAA